Sequence from the Bacteroidia bacterium genome:
ATTTCATTAAAGTTCATAGTATCGGTAAGCAGGATAGGAGTTGAAATATCAAGTCCCATCTGGAATTTCAGCAAACACTCTGTTACAGTAATCAGGCGCGATACTTTTTCTTTTTCAGAAATCAGATTGTTATAGGACACTTCCACGCGGTCAACATCTATTTTTTCCACAAAGCCGTTTTGACTCAGCGTTTTGGTGTCGTCAAGCAGTTTTTTTAACCGTAGTATGTTGGCTTCCAGCAATTGCATTCGCTGCCGGTTAATCAGAACGGCATAATAGCCTTTTGATACTGCTACAACGGTTTCGATCTTGGTGCGCTGGGCATTTTTTTCGGATAGTTCAAGAAATGTTTTTGAGGACTGGAGCGCAACGATATAATCGCTGTTGAATATTCCGAGTGTGGCTTGGATTCCACCGGTTGCATTATATTTTGTTCCGAACTGTACCGGGATAAACGAACCCGGAGGCCCACCGAAAACTTCGCCCGGTAAAAGCTGGGTAGGCAATTTTTCGTAGTCCTTCAAGTCGAAACTGCCGCTGATTTGCGGAAAACCAAGACCCCTGATTTCATTTTTCTTTGCAACAGACATTTGCACATCAATCCCGGCATTCACATTGAGCGCATTATGCAGTAAAGCATAATCAATGGCTTCTTTCAAAGAAAAAGATTGGACTTGTTCGGTCGTGGATGTTTGAGCCGTTATACACATGTTCACCCCGAATAAAGCAGCAAGGAATAGTATTTTTACTCTGTTCATATTTTTTTTATGGTTTCTATTCATCTTCATTAATGTTTTTGTACTTGTTTAAGAGCTTATGTCCTTTAAGGGTTGTTATCCCATGAAGAAAATGGTCAATCATGGTAAGCTGAACTTCCATAATATTAAATTTATCAGGCGGGAATGTCATCGGATTCATTGCCATTTCCACCTGCTCAATACGCATTTTTGCGAGTATCTTCACATCTATGTCATTCCTGAAATATTTTTCCTGAATTCCTTGTTTAAGATTCGTCTCCACCATTTTAATCATTGACTGTTGCTTGAATTCCTGAAACCGTTTCCATGCTTCAGGATAATACTTCTGCATATCATAAAAGAGATTGGGATTAATCCGGGAGAACATTTCAGAAATATGTTTCATAATGAGAATAATCTCCTGAACTGCATCCTTTGAATCCTTCTCTAATTGTTTTAAACGCTCATCGTTAATTTTAAGACTTGTTGCCAATAGCGTATTGACAATCTCGTCTTTATCTTTGAAATTTTGATATACGGTTTTTTTAGACATCCCCAGGTGGCGCGCGATGTCGTCCATAGAAACACTCCGTATGCCATAGCTGAAGAATAATTCTCTGGCTCCTTCAAGTATTCTATCTCCTGTTTCCACTCTTAATCAAAAATGAGCGGCAAAACTACGGAAACTTTTTTATGTTTTATAGTTTCCTGCAAAATTAATTTTCGTATTAAATGATAAAAAAGTGTTAATTTTAGACTATTATATAAATGAATATCAGCTATTTATGATTATTTGGAATAGATTATTTCAAAATTAACGAGCAATAATTGTTTAAACAAACAACGGTTAGACAAATGTGTTGAATTAATCATAAATTCGCTTCCCATAAAAAAAGATATGCATGCTTTGGTTTAATCAATTATTATCAGACCTAACCCACGATACCGCTTTTAGTAAAAAGTGTGCTGCCGCGCTGGTGGAGGAAAAAAGATATACCGATATTAAAACATTAATTCTGGCATGTGAAGAGGAAAATGAAGATGCGTGTTTAGTTGCTTCAAGCATTATATATGAAATAAGTCAAATCAATCCTTCTTTACTGGAAAAAGAAGTTGATTCATTTATTAAAATATGCGTAGGAGAAAAGGATATACTTTATAATAATTCCCTAAGAATCCTGATTGCTCTTGCTCCTGCCAAACACAAAAAAATATTTAAGAAGTTGGATGTGATTTCAGATGTTATATTGAAAGGCGGTGATGATGTAAGAGATAGTCTCCTTGAACTTCTGGTAGTGCTTGCTAAGATTTCCCCCGATTATTATAAAGAAATTTGCGATGCTTTAAGAGTGGTGCTTGAATTTTCTCCCTCAGACGCTTTTATTGCCTGTGTAGAGAAAATACTTCCGGTTGTAGATAAAAACAATTTTGAATGTTTTCAAAAGATATTAATGAAGCGTAAAAATGACCTGCATATATCAGATCAAAAAAAGGCTAACAGGATTCTATCCCATATTTTACTCAGAATATCTTCGGAAAATTAAAGCACCCTTTCAGGGAAGCCAATTAACCTTAAATTTGTCAAAAGAATATGTATGAGGTTAGAAAAAGAGGTTAATTACCATCACTTCAGAAGTGAATACGAAAAAATTCTTGTAAATATATATTATACTAACAGTTGGCTATTTGACAACTACCAGCAAATTCTGAAAAAATACAACCTGACAGCACAGCAGTTTAATGTCCTTAAAATTTTATTTGCCAGTTACCCTAAACCCATAATGATTTCAAATATTAAAGGACGGATGCTGGATAAAAATTCTGACATAACACGCATTGTGGAAAGGCTTTTGGGGGAAAATCTTATTGCAAGAAGGCGAGATCAATCTAATCGCAGAAAAGTAATTGTTAAATTAAATGTCATAGGCTATCACCTGATGGAAAAAATGAATAAGGAAGTTCAGGTATTTGAAAAACTTGTTAGCCACCTCACTCCCAAAGAGGCAATTGAACTAAATAGGTTGCTTGATAAAACACGGAAAAAATCCGGGAAATAGTTTTGTATTGGTACGACATAAGGTTAAAATGACATTGTTCTTTGAGTGACTTTCAAGAAATCATTTCCTCTGTAATTGTATGTGGCAGGGCTGTTTTACTCAGGTTATTAAAAGTTCTCTTTATATTAGCTAAGCCAAGAGCGAAGGTGGAGAAGAATAGAATTTGACTAAGGCTGTTGGAAGTTTTTACGAGGTTTCATTATTAAAGCATCCTTTTTGTACCTTTGAGTTGTTTAAATCAAATTCATGTCCATATTGTTCAATAAATGCAATTATTAACTCTAAATCTTGGGGATTGAGGTTCGAACTGTGAACCTCCTTTCCCGCCTGATGATCAAATCAGTCAGGCCCAATGGAATGAAGGAAAAGCAAGCTTGCTTGAATTTTCTGAAATGTAATGGGGCCCGACGCGTAAGCGTCACTGATTTGATCCACTGCATGGGAGAGCAGGGATCACGCAAGTAATCCCACCCTCTCCGCAAAAAATCTATATTAAATCTGAACGGCGGAAACAGCCGTTTATCGGTTCCCGCGAAAAGATTTCTTTCCTCCCCGGTGAAAACTTTTCTTTCCTCCGCCGGGTGGTTTTTTAGAAGGATCCCAAACGGGTCCGGGAGCCATGCCCTGCGGCATGGGAAGTTTGGGCACTTCCTTTTCCATAAGACGTTCAATCCGCTGAAAAGATCGTTGATCAAAACCATTGATAAAAGTAATCGCACGACCCGTTCTTTCAGCACGCGCTGTTCGACCGATGCGGTGGATATAATCCTCCGCATCCGGCGGCACATCGTAATTGATCACCAATTCTATATTCTCAATGTCGATGCCGCGCGATAAAATATCTGTTGCTATTAAAATACGCACACGTCCGGATGAAAAATTCCTCAGGGTCTCCTCCCGTTCATGCTGCTCCCTGTCTGAATGAATCGCATCTACATCCAACCCAAGCTTTTTCAGATCAAACCGCAACACCTTCACTTTTTCCTTACGGGAACAGAAGATCAGCACACTCTTGTAATCTGTTTCCTTCAGAAGACGGGTGATCAGCTCGTTTTTCTGGGGATCATGAACCAGAAAAGCTTCCTGCCGGATCTTCTCGGCGGGTTTGGAAATAGCTATACTTATTTCCTCCGGGGCATTCAAAATCTTCTTTGCGAAAGATCGTATCTCCGGTGGCATGGTCGCGGAAAACAAAAGCGTCTGGCGCACTTTGGGAAGATGGCTGATGATCTTCAGAATGTCTTCCTGAAAACCCATATCCAGCATACGGTCTGCCTCGTCGAGAACAAGATGTTTGAGTTCCCCGAACTTCACATATTGCTGATTGATGTGCGCGATCAACCGGCCGGGGGTGGCAATAATCACATTGGCGCCTTCGGTAAGCGCTCTCTTTTCCCTTTCAAAGGTAATGCCGTCCGTTCCTCCGTAGATCGCAATGGAACTTACGGAAGTAAAGTAGGAGAAACCATCCAGCGCCTGGTCAATCTGCAGGGCGAGTTCCCGTGTAGGAACCAGTACAAGCGTATTACACGTAGCAACCCGATGATCCGTTAGCCTGCTGAGAATGGGAAGTAAAAAGGCGGCGGTTTTACCAGTACCTGTCTGGGCGCACGCAATCAGGTCCTTTCCGGAGGTTATAACGGGAATGGCCTTTTCCTGGATCGGGGTGGCTGTTTCAAACCCGATGGAGGCAATGCCTTCCATCAGATCCTTGTTCAGATTAAACTCTTCAAATCGCACGTACAGCTAATTCGGCCCTAAAGGTAACTGATTTATCGGCGGCAAGGATTATATTTGCCTATGCTGAAACTGTTCCTTCCTTCCCTGCTCCTTATGGCGGCAATGCCTCTGTACTCCCAAAACAGCGGCTTCGGACAAATCCACTCCCATGATCCCGGACATTCTGAGTGCCTCAATGATGAACAGCGCACAATGATCATGGCAAAAATTGAGGAAAACCGTGAGCGGCTCATGGCAGAAGGTCTCCTTCCCCCTCCTCATCCTGAAATGCTTACCCTCCTGAACTGGCCTATGCAACTTCGCAGCGGCCTGAATCAGTACGGGTATCATTCCATCTCCGGCGGCGTAGATCACAATCCTGCCTATCCCAACCAACTTCTGGATTATAACTGCGGAACACGAACTTATGACACACCCAGCGGCTATAACCATAAAGGCACAGATTTTTTTCTGTGGCCCTTCTCCTGGAATAAAATGGACAGTCTGGATGTAGAAATTATCGCCGGAGCCGCAGGAATCATTGTGTACAAATCGAATGGGAATTTTGACCGGAGCTGCGGCTTCAACAACAATAACTGGAACGCCGTTTATGTTCAGCATGCCGACGGATCCGTGGCCTGGTACGGGCATATGAAAAACGGTTCTCTTACCTCCAAACAGGTAGGCGATGCTGTGGCACAGGGCGAATACCTTGGCGTGGTAGGAAGCTCCGGCAATTCCACCGGTCCTCACCTTCACCTGGAAGTGTATGATTCCGGCAACAACCTGATCGATCCCTGGCAGGGAAGCTGC
This genomic interval carries:
- a CDS encoding TolC family protein — protein: MNRVKILFLAALFGVNMCITAQTSTTEQVQSFSLKEAIDYALLHNALNVNAGIDVQMSVAKKNEIRGLGFPQISGSFDLKDYEKLPTQLLPGEVFGGPPGSFIPVQFGTKYNATGGIQATLGIFNSDYIVALQSSKTFLELSEKNAQRTKIETVVAVSKGYYAVLINRQRMQLLEANILRLKKLLDDTKTLSQNGFVEKIDVDRVEVSYNNLISEKEKVSRLITVTECLLKFQMGLDISTPILLTDTMNFNEIPQMPDTSVAEKFDFKNRIEYSLLLNQRKLNELDLKRNRMGYLPTVFLYSNLSTQAQRNEFDIFNTSKKWYPIGIIGFTMNVPIFDGLQKNYRIQQSKLSLIKTQNLISYTENAMKLEISSTLAVYQNAIQSLTTQKKNMQLAEGVYDAAKKKYDAGVGSNLEVMNAETSLKESQTNYYNALYEYYVAKVDLDKATGLIK
- a CDS encoding MarR family transcriptional regulator, which gives rise to MRLEKEVNYHHFRSEYEKILVNIYYTNSWLFDNYQQILKKYNLTAQQFNVLKILFASYPKPIMISNIKGRMLDKNSDITRIVERLLGENLIARRRDQSNRRKVIVKLNVIGYHLMEKMNKEVQVFEKLVSHLTPKEAIELNRLLDKTRKKSGK
- a CDS encoding DEAD/DEAH box helicase, translating into MRFEEFNLNKDLMEGIASIGFETATPIQEKAIPVITSGKDLIACAQTGTGKTAAFLLPILSRLTDHRVATCNTLVLVPTRELALQIDQALDGFSYFTSVSSIAIYGGTDGITFEREKRALTEGANVIIATPGRLIAHINQQYVKFGELKHLVLDEADRMLDMGFQEDILKIISHLPKVRQTLLFSATMPPEIRSFAKKILNAPEEISIAISKPAEKIRQEAFLVHDPQKNELITRLLKETDYKSVLIFCSRKEKVKVLRFDLKKLGLDVDAIHSDREQHEREETLRNFSSGRVRILIATDILSRGIDIENIELVINYDVPPDAEDYIHRIGRTARAERTGRAITFINGFDQRSFQRIERLMEKEVPKLPMPQGMAPGPVWDPSKKPPGGGKKSFHRGGKKSFRGNR
- a CDS encoding TetR/AcrR family transcriptional regulator, with amino-acid sequence METGDRILEGARELFFSYGIRSVSMDDIARHLGMSKKTVYQNFKDKDEIVNTLLATSLKINDERLKQLEKDSKDAVQEIILIMKHISEMFSRINPNLFYDMQKYYPEAWKRFQEFKQQSMIKMVETNLKQGIQEKYFRNDIDVKILAKMRIEQVEMAMNPMTFPPDKFNIMEVQLTMIDHFLHGITTLKGHKLLNKYKNINEDE
- a CDS encoding M23 family metallopeptidase; the protein is MLKLFLPSLLLMAAMPLYSQNSGFGQIHSHDPGHSECLNDEQRTMIMAKIEENRERLMAEGLLPPPHPEMLTLLNWPMQLRSGLNQYGYHSISGGVDHNPAYPNQLLDYNCGTRTYDTPSGYNHKGTDFFLWPFSWNKMDSLDVEIIAGAAGIIVYKSNGNFDRSCGFNNNNWNAVYVQHADGSVAWYGHMKNGSLTSKQVGDAVAQGEYLGVVGSSGNSTGPHLHLEVYDSGNNLIDPWQGSCNSMNSQSWWAAQRLYLDRAINHIQTNNAPPVFSSCPNQDIKNEQDLFLGTDTIFLMTYYRFLQNNDVVNITITQPNNAVWSSWPWTNTWGNFNAAYVYWWMIAGSNAMTGQWKFEATYNNITYTDYFWIGLTGMQSAQELNTNQPIELFSPEGKLLRRTTVLQLDPEEILRDLAPGMYIWRSADGRTGKLMKIK